A region of Nostoc sp. 'Peltigera membranacea cyanobiont' N6 DNA encodes the following proteins:
- a CDS encoding glucose-1-phosphate thymidylyltransferase — protein sequence MKALILSGGKGTRLRPLTYSGAKQLVPVANKPVLWYGIEEMVATGITDIGIIISPETGTEVQGKTGNGECFGANITYIEQDRPLGLAHAVQIARPFLGDSPFVMYLGDNLIQLGELRYFLQQFSQQQPDALILLRSVANPSAFGVAEVDDTGRVLQLIEKPKDPPSNLALVGVYFFSHVIFDAIANIQPSTRGELEITDAIQYLINQDKQVLAYKLQGWWLDTGKKDDLLEANRLILDTYLKASVLGEVDAQSQIIGRVQIGAKSQVINCTIRGPVVIGSNCHLENCFIGPYSSIANNVTLIDTDLEHSVILEGAKIAGIHQRIIDSVIGQRAQLTLAPRRPKALRFLIGDDCQIELT from the coding sequence ATGAAAGCACTAATTCTCTCTGGCGGGAAAGGTACACGCCTACGTCCCCTCACCTATAGCGGAGCTAAACAACTCGTACCAGTTGCGAATAAACCCGTTTTGTGGTATGGCATCGAAGAAATGGTTGCTACTGGGATTACTGATATTGGCATCATCATCAGCCCGGAAACTGGAACAGAAGTTCAAGGAAAAACCGGAAATGGAGAATGCTTTGGAGCAAACATCACCTATATAGAACAAGATCGGCCACTGGGACTTGCTCACGCCGTCCAAATCGCCCGTCCCTTTTTAGGCGATTCTCCCTTTGTCATGTACTTGGGCGATAACCTAATTCAACTAGGTGAGCTACGTTACTTTCTGCAACAATTTAGCCAACAACAGCCAGATGCTTTGATTCTCTTGCGTTCGGTTGCCAATCCTAGCGCCTTTGGTGTGGCTGAAGTAGATGATACAGGACGGGTATTACAATTAATTGAAAAACCCAAAGATCCTCCTTCAAATTTAGCACTGGTAGGAGTTTATTTCTTTTCTCACGTCATCTTTGATGCGATCGCAAATATCCAACCTTCTACCAGAGGCGAATTAGAAATTACTGATGCTATTCAATACCTAATTAATCAGGATAAACAAGTTTTAGCCTATAAACTCCAGGGTTGGTGGTTAGATACTGGTAAAAAAGATGACTTATTAGAAGCTAACCGATTGATTCTCGACACCTATCTGAAAGCATCAGTTCTTGGCGAAGTCGATGCCCAAAGTCAAATTATAGGAAGAGTCCAAATCGGTGCAAAATCTCAAGTAATTAACTGCACAATTCGGGGGCCAGTAGTGATTGGTAGTAATTGTCATTTAGAAAACTGCTTTATTGGCCCTTATAGTAGTATTGCTAACAATGTGACACTTATTGATACTGATTTAGAACACAGTGTAATTTTAGAAGGCGCTAAAATTGCCGGAATTCATCAGCGCATTATTGATAGTGTGATTGGACAAAGGGCCCAATTGACTCTTGCACCCCGTCGCCCTAAAGCCTTGCGATTTCTAATTGGCGATGACTGTCAAATCGAACTAACGTGA
- a CDS encoding 2-phosphosulfolactate phosphatase family protein produces the protein MKLFVYHTPELTPTGKAPECAIAVDVLRATSTIATVLAAGGEAVQVFSDLDRLIEVSEKWPSEKRLRAGERGGAKVPGFELGNSPLDCTPELVQGRRLFISTTNGTRALQRVQDSPNLLAAALINRAAVVQFVIEKQPETVWIVGSGWEGSFSLEDTVCAGAIAHSILQQTQFSPEELAGNDEVAGAIALYSQWQDNLLGLFHQASHGQRLLRLDCLDDLKYCSQTDILDVLPIQHETGVLKRG, from the coding sequence GTGAAGCTATTCGTATACCACACTCCTGAATTGACTCCAACAGGTAAAGCGCCAGAATGTGCGATCGCAGTCGATGTCTTGCGAGCCACTAGCACAATAGCGACAGTTTTGGCAGCTGGAGGCGAAGCTGTACAAGTATTCAGCGATTTAGATCGGTTAATTGAAGTTAGTGAAAAATGGCCATCTGAAAAACGGCTGCGGGCTGGAGAACGCGGCGGCGCGAAAGTACCTGGCTTTGAGTTGGGGAACTCTCCCCTCGACTGCACACCAGAATTAGTCCAGGGGCGGCGGTTGTTTATCAGTACCACCAATGGCACTCGTGCCTTACAACGGGTACAAGACTCCCCAAATCTCTTAGCAGCAGCCTTAATTAACCGGGCGGCTGTGGTGCAATTTGTTATAGAGAAGCAACCAGAGACAGTGTGGATTGTCGGTTCCGGTTGGGAAGGTAGTTTTTCTTTAGAGGATACAGTTTGTGCAGGTGCGATCGCGCATAGTATTTTGCAGCAAACCCAGTTTTCACCAGAAGAACTCGCTGGGAATGATGAAGTAGCTGGTGCGATCGCTCTTTATTCTCAATGGCAAGATAACTTATTAGGATTATTCCACCAAGCTAGTCACGGTCAACGATTGTTACGCCTTGACTGTCTAGATGATTTAAAATATTGTTCCCAAACTGATATTTTAGATGTCTTGCCCATACAACATGAGACGGGAGTATTAAAAAGGGGATAG
- a CDS encoding glycosyltransferase family 4 protein, with the protein MPILVNLSFAPVQPTGWLSYSLNLLKELKNLDIDVLSPIEISGIKCHQSPPDMTTDFGMKGHLKRLLWTQFKLPNLYRKMKSTLLFSPIPEAPLFSSCSYVVTVHDLIPLRFPQWFSITQRLYCSYYIRAVIRQSKHVICDSMATAEDLSKFLGVTEDKITVIPLAYDSEKFRFLDLPTQNYFLFLGRYNPHKNPERLITAFAALPNRQDYELWLVGPSDRRYTPTLTAQVAELGITNQVKFLDYVPYDELPKIINEAIALVFPSLWEGFGLPVLEAMACGTPVITSNLSSLPEVAGDAAILIDPYNTGEITEAMQAIATNSGLRSRLSSQGITHCQQFSWEKTGKATVEVLSRYI; encoded by the coding sequence ATGCCTATATTAGTAAATTTATCTTTTGCTCCGGTACAGCCAACAGGTTGGTTAAGTTATAGTCTAAATTTATTAAAAGAGCTAAAAAATTTAGATATTGATGTATTAAGTCCAATTGAAATTTCGGGTATAAAATGTCATCAGTCACCACCAGATATGACGACTGATTTTGGTATGAAAGGGCATTTAAAGCGTCTGCTATGGACGCAATTTAAACTGCCAAATTTATATCGAAAGATGAAGTCTACATTACTATTTTCTCCTATCCCAGAGGCTCCTCTATTTTCTTCCTGTTCTTATGTAGTTACTGTTCATGATTTAATTCCTTTAAGATTTCCCCAATGGTTTTCTATAACGCAGCGGCTTTATTGCAGCTATTATATTCGTGCTGTAATAAGACAATCAAAGCACGTTATTTGTGATTCAATGGCAACGGCTGAAGATTTAAGCAAATTTTTGGGAGTTACCGAAGACAAAATAACTGTGATTCCACTAGCGTATGACAGTGAAAAGTTTCGTTTTTTGGATTTACCAACGCAAAATTATTTCCTTTTTTTAGGACGGTATAATCCTCACAAAAATCCTGAACGCTTAATTACTGCCTTCGCCGCACTACCTAACCGCCAAGATTACGAACTGTGGTTAGTAGGGCCAAGCGATCGCCGTTATACCCCTACTTTAACAGCGCAAGTTGCAGAACTAGGTATAACTAATCAGGTAAAGTTTCTTGATTATGTACCCTATGACGAATTGCCAAAAATTATCAATGAAGCGATCGCTCTGGTTTTCCCCAGTCTCTGGGAAGGTTTTGGTTTACCGGTTCTGGAAGCAATGGCTTGTGGTACTCCCGTCATTACCTCCAATCTCTCCTCCTTACCAGAAGTGGCTGGGGATGCAGCGATTTTGATCGATCCCTACAACACCGGAGAAATTACAGAAGCAATGCAGGCGATCGCAACTAATTCGGGGTTGCGATCGCGCCTTTCTAGCCAAGGTATTACTCACTGTCAACAATTCAGTTGGGAAAAAACAGGAAAAGCAACCGTCGAAGTTTTATCCCGCTACATATAA
- a CDS encoding BlaI/MecI/CopY family transcriptional regulator — translation MAPLPDYRPKQLSLGPLEAEILNIIWELGSATVKDVHDRILTDPNRELAYTSVTTVLRRLTDKGWLACDKKERAFYWRPMLSKQQSDVIKAHEQLQRFLAVGNPDVVAAFADSLDEAASEQIAAIAKRIQSARQAREEK, via the coding sequence ATGGCACCTTTACCCGATTACCGCCCTAAACAATTATCTTTAGGCCCGTTGGAAGCGGAAATTTTAAATATCATCTGGGAACTGGGTTCAGCCACAGTCAAGGATGTACACGATCGCATTTTGACCGATCCCAACCGCGAATTAGCGTATACTTCTGTCACCACCGTCTTACGTCGCCTCACTGATAAAGGTTGGTTAGCCTGCGATAAAAAAGAGCGGGCATTTTATTGGCGGCCAATGCTGAGTAAGCAGCAATCAGATGTTATCAAAGCTCACGAGCAGTTACAGCGATTTTTAGCGGTGGGGAACCCCGATGTTGTTGCTGCCTTTGCTGATAGCCTAGATGAAGCAGCTAGCGAGCAAATAGCAGCGATCGCCAAACGCATTCAATCAGCACGCCAAGCCAGGGAGGAAAAATGA
- the rfbD gene encoding dTDP-4-dehydrorhamnose reductase, with translation MSKSILLIGSNGQVGKELEQILPSYGDIISVIRPTVDLAQPDTLRNFIRAKQPQIIINAAAYTAVDKAESEPEVANAINAIAPLIIAQESQKLGAFLIHISTDYVFDGNGYRPYQETDVTNPLSVYGKTKLAGEEAIRETCAHHLILRTAWVYGTFGKSNFVKTMLRLGAERQEIRVVADQIGSPTWAQDIAAVIAQTTLQLAPEISGTYHYTNSGVASWYDFAVAIFEEAQQLGFPLKLERIVPITTAEYPTPARRPAYSVLACGKIAGILGTYPPHWRQRLRQMLQDWVLGTGDWGLGIGKTLP, from the coding sequence ATGAGTAAATCAATTTTGCTGATTGGTAGCAACGGTCAAGTAGGTAAGGAATTAGAACAAATCCTCCCAAGCTATGGCGATATTATCTCAGTAATCCGTCCAACAGTAGACCTTGCCCAACCCGATACTCTCCGCAACTTTATCAGAGCAAAGCAGCCGCAAATCATCATTAATGCTGCTGCTTACACTGCTGTAGACAAAGCAGAAAGCGAACCTGAAGTTGCAAACGCTATTAATGCGATCGCACCCCTAATTATTGCCCAAGAAAGCCAAAAGTTAGGAGCTTTTCTGATTCATATTTCGACCGATTATGTTTTTGATGGTAATGGGTATCGCCCTTATCAGGAAACCGATGTAACTAATCCCTTGAGTGTTTACGGTAAAACCAAACTTGCTGGAGAAGAAGCAATTCGGGAAACTTGCGCCCATCACCTCATCCTCCGTACTGCTTGGGTTTATGGAACCTTTGGCAAAAGTAACTTTGTCAAAACCATGCTGCGATTAGGTGCAGAACGCCAAGAAATCCGTGTTGTCGCCGATCAAATTGGTAGCCCAACTTGGGCGCAAGATATAGCCGCAGTCATCGCCCAAACGACTCTCCAGTTAGCCCCAGAAATTAGCGGCACTTATCACTACACGAATAGCGGCGTTGCTAGCTGGTACGACTTCGCCGTTGCCATTTTTGAAGAAGCCCAACAGCTAGGTTTCCCTTTGAAACTTGAACGTATTGTCCCCATTACAACTGCCGAATATCCCACACCAGCCCGTCGCCCAGCCTATTCTGTGCTTGCTTGTGGAAAAATTGCCGGAATTTTAGGGACTTATCCACCTCATTGGCGACAAAGACTTCGGCAAATGCTTCAAGATTGGGTATTGGGTACTGGGGATTGGGGATTGGGGATTGGGAAAACTCTTCCTTAA
- a CDS encoding glycosyltransferase family 2 protein, whose product MTRKQPIAVSIILVNYNGSEVLPDCLNSIKKLIDIPAYEIIVVDNASSDGSLELIVENFPEVSLIRQATNRGFGAGNNAGAKVANGEFLLLLNTDTIVISNILPHLIELMQADLQVGIIGPKLLNPDGTLQISVSPALGIKGEYQARRLHRDYQNISQKNLIEQKFQEIQEVDIVVGAACFMRSSLFHKLGGFDENFFMYFEESDLCQRAQYQGYKIIYTPHVSLIHLKGYSIQKAANIMAIEYRRSQIYYYQKHRPFWENILLRIYLFYKFFGEFITTTNPNSLKIIILLFTVKKSTIQTPMSN is encoded by the coding sequence ATGACACGGAAACAACCCATTGCAGTATCGATTATTTTAGTTAACTATAATGGATCGGAAGTTTTACCAGACTGTTTAAACTCTATAAAAAAACTTATTGATATACCTGCTTATGAAATTATTGTTGTAGATAATGCCTCTAGCGATGGTAGTTTGGAATTAATTGTAGAAAATTTTCCTGAAGTTAGTTTAATTAGACAAGCTACAAATCGCGGTTTTGGAGCAGGAAATAATGCAGGAGCAAAAGTTGCTAATGGAGAATTTTTATTATTATTAAATACTGATACTATAGTTATTAGTAATATTCTACCGCATTTAATTGAGTTGATGCAAGCAGACCTACAAGTAGGAATTATTGGGCCAAAATTGCTGAATCCTGATGGTACTTTACAAATTTCTGTTTCGCCAGCATTAGGAATTAAAGGGGAATATCAAGCTCGTCGGCTGCATCGAGATTATCAAAATATCTCTCAGAAAAATTTGATTGAGCAGAAATTCCAAGAAATTCAAGAAGTCGATATTGTTGTAGGGGCGGCTTGTTTTATGCGTTCAAGTTTATTTCATAAATTAGGTGGATTTGATGAAAACTTTTTCATGTATTTTGAAGAATCAGATTTATGCCAAAGAGCGCAGTATCAAGGATATAAAATTATCTACACGCCTCATGTATCTTTAATCCATTTGAAAGGATATTCGATTCAAAAGGCTGCGAATATAATGGCTATTGAATATAGACGTAGCCAGATTTATTACTATCAAAAGCATCGTCCTTTCTGGGAAAATATCCTATTACGTATATATCTTTTTTATAAATTCTTTGGAGAGTTTATAACCACAACTAATCCGAATAGTTTAAAGATTATTATTTTGTTATTTACAGTTAAAAAATCTACTATTCAAACACCTATGTCTAATTAA
- the rfbC gene encoding dTDP-4-dehydrorhamnose 3,5-epimerase — translation MSIVRTKIPEVIQLEPQVFADDRGFFFEAYNDRKFAQETGIVANFVQDNHSCSKQNVLRGLHYQIHQPQGKLVRAIVGTIFDVAVDIRKSSTTFGKWVGYELSAENKRLLWIPPGFAHGFLVLSEIAEVLYKATDYYAPQGDRTILWNDPDLAIDWPVSATPILSAKDQAGKSLRTAEVFN, via the coding sequence ATGAGCATTGTACGTACCAAAATTCCTGAAGTTATACAACTCGAACCCCAAGTATTTGCGGACGATCGCGGGTTCTTTTTTGAAGCCTACAACGATCGCAAATTTGCCCAAGAGACTGGTATTGTTGCCAACTTCGTCCAAGATAACCACTCTTGCTCTAAACAAAACGTTTTGCGGGGATTGCACTACCAAATTCACCAACCCCAAGGTAAACTTGTCCGGGCTATTGTTGGCACTATCTTTGACGTAGCCGTAGATATCAGAAAAAGTTCGACTACTTTTGGAAAGTGGGTAGGTTATGAACTCAGTGCTGAGAACAAACGCCTACTGTGGATACCACCAGGCTTTGCTCACGGCTTTCTCGTGCTTTCAGAAATAGCCGAAGTTCTCTACAAAGCTACAGATTACTACGCGCCCCAAGGCGATCGCACCATCTTATGGAACGATCCAGATTTAGCGATAGATTGGCCCGTGAGTGCTACACCGATTTTATCAGCTAAAGACCAAGCGGGTAAATCTTTGAGAACTGCGGAAGTATTTAATTAG